One Candidatus Saccharimonadales bacterium DNA segment encodes these proteins:
- a CDS encoding GNAT family N-acetyltransferase gives MSQLRELFHIRPAEPADAAAIRTVYSESWIKTHADPERGLSAPVLRYYVEGPNYQKARRRISEIRRRIQDHRDHPERGQDYVAILDNSIVGYTSPRITKDGTRRVGALYVLPGLQGLGVGRRLLEANLAWHGPDSRVCLNVASNNRRARTFYEHHGFAPTGRMKRARIHGVALPQLEMAWQGIVTA, from the coding sequence ATGAGCCAGCTCAGAGAACTGTTTCATATCCGCCCAGCTGAACCTGCAGATGCAGCTGCTATTCGAACGGTCTACTCTGAATCATGGATAAAGACACATGCCGATCCTGAGAGGGGCCTCAGTGCGCCGGTCCTTCGCTACTATGTTGAAGGACCAAACTATCAAAAGGCTCGTCGGCGTATTAGCGAGATCCGCCGAAGAATTCAGGACCATCGAGATCATCCTGAGCGCGGCCAGGATTATGTGGCTATCCTCGATAACAGTATAGTTGGCTACACTTCTCCCCGAATTACCAAAGACGGGACCAGACGGGTTGGTGCGCTCTACGTACTGCCTGGATTGCAGGGTCTTGGCGTCGGACGCCGCCTCCTCGAAGCCAACTTAGCTTGGCACGGACCAGACTCGCGAGTCTGTCTGAATGTGGCTTCTAATAACCGTAGGGCGCGAACGTTTTATGAGCATCATGGCTTTGCGCCAACTGGTCGTATGAAACGGGCGAGAATCCATGGGGTAGCTCTACCACAACTCGAGATGGCTTGGCAGGGGATTGTTACTGCATAA
- a CDS encoding ATPase, T2SS/T4P/T4SS family encodes MDDNGGTVTENNPVAEACDRLLTDAAQTGATTVHLEPLEDLAQVRHRVDGLLREYGKISHRALSALTDHLKELARLTPDERQRPQEGSFRFEVDGHTFNISIATMPVAYGEKTVLQLHDLSTSIVGFEALGLWGTTKKELDRLVSVHDGLLVVTGPHQAGTTTTLRNIGAILAHPTTHVTSIESQPIAPIKGVSQFIAKPIQGLRLVDGIKAATNGDAHVLLVSELSTIPSMEASLEAVLKGRLVVSSMHQTGLPSALKHLRTLSDETHLLAHTLRGVVSQRLARRLCDSCKQTVHPDRETLKALTNAARVTLATLQHFLEETKTESRMGLYEASEHGCSECHYTGYKGRIGLFEVLPMTERLQGQLMAGTTERLMVEQAVRDGVIPLKVDGLIKALCGLTSIEEVVRVTGGS; translated from the coding sequence ATGGATGATAACGGGGGAACAGTTACAGAGAACAACCCGGTCGCTGAGGCATGTGACCGTTTGTTAACTGATGCCGCCCAAACTGGGGCAACGACCGTTCATCTCGAACCACTAGAAGACTTGGCCCAGGTTCGACACAGAGTAGACGGCCTCCTCCGAGAATACGGCAAGATATCTCACCGTGCCCTGAGCGCTCTTACTGATCATCTCAAAGAGCTTGCCCGTCTTACTCCTGACGAACGACAACGCCCGCAGGAGGGGTCATTCCGTTTTGAAGTTGATGGTCATACCTTCAATATTTCGATCGCTACTATGCCAGTCGCCTACGGTGAGAAGACAGTGCTCCAGCTGCACGACCTCAGCACTAGCATTGTTGGCTTTGAGGCCTTGGGCCTTTGGGGGACAACCAAGAAAGAACTCGACAGGCTCGTATCAGTACACGATGGTCTCTTGGTTGTGACTGGGCCGCACCAGGCCGGGACAACGACCACCCTTCGCAATATTGGAGCCATATTGGCCCATCCGACTACCCATGTGACTAGCATCGAATCGCAGCCAATAGCTCCCATAAAGGGAGTTAGCCAGTTTATTGCAAAGCCGATCCAAGGATTACGACTAGTTGATGGCATCAAGGCAGCCACCAACGGAGACGCTCATGTTCTATTGGTCAGTGAACTCTCAACGATACCAAGCATGGAAGCCTCGTTAGAGGCAGTCCTTAAAGGACGTCTGGTTGTTAGTTCAATGCACCAGACTGGCCTCCCCTCTGCACTGAAACACCTCCGAACACTCTCGGATGAGACACATCTGCTCGCTCACACGCTGCGAGGCGTAGTCTCCCAACGCCTAGCCCGCCGACTCTGTGACTCTTGCAAGCAGACTGTCCACCCTGACCGGGAGACACTTAAGGCACTGACGAATGCAGCGAGGGTTACACTCGCCACATTGCAGCACTTCTTAGAGGAGACCAAGACCGAATCCAGGATGGGACTCTACGAGGCATCAGAACACGGCTGTTCGGAGTGTCACTACACAGGCTACAAGGGACGCATCGGACTCTTTGAAGTACTACCGATGACAGAGAGACTGCAAGGCCAGCTGATGGCCGGTACAACCGAACGACTCATGGTTGAGCAAGCTGTCAGGGACGGGGTGATTCCGCTCAAGGTCGACGGTCTTATTAAGGCGCTTTGCGGGCTGACATCGATCGAAGAAGTGGTGCGAGTCACAGGAGGCAGCTGA
- the rny gene encoding ribonuclease Y, producing MLTALITAIVGLFVGAGGTVAYTRRTQGAADKETQKLVDKAKREAAETVLKAKEEAAKAAEESRKEESSRRRELKEIENRLVTREETLDKKLDQLDKRTEGLRKSEGEVEDLKNEIRDIRKNQQEKLEKIAKLTKDDAAQKLMEMTERDIRNDLIGLVAKLQNEAKDEAEEQAAVIITSAMERMASEVTAERTVTAVKLTDEEMKGRIIGKEGRNIQTLQRETGVDILVDETPGMVILSSFDPIRREVARQALEMLMKDGRIHPGRIEEVVEKARNQVQKDVQHAAEDAAREVGLVGIPKEIMQYLGELKFRTSYGQNVLKHSTEMAHLAGLIAEDIGANVKTTKYAALIHDLGKALTHKMEGKHHHITGEIARKYGVPEEVAHAAEAHHDDVEATTTEALVVRVVDAISASRPGARNISAENFVERMRELENVATGFKGVEKAYAISAGREVRIFVQPKAIDDLASIKLARDVAVKIESTMQYPGTIKVNVIRETRAIEFAK from the coding sequence ATGTTAACCGCGTTGATCACAGCGATCGTCGGCTTGTTTGTGGGCGCCGGTGGAACGGTCGCCTATACACGTCGCACGCAAGGAGCAGCAGACAAAGAAACACAAAAACTCGTAGACAAGGCAAAACGTGAGGCTGCTGAGACGGTCCTAAAGGCGAAAGAAGAGGCAGCTAAGGCCGCCGAAGAGTCGCGTAAGGAAGAATCGTCCAGGCGTCGTGAGTTAAAGGAGATCGAGAATCGTCTTGTTACCCGTGAGGAGACGCTAGACAAAAAGCTCGATCAGCTCGATAAACGGACCGAGGGCCTGCGAAAGTCTGAGGGCGAAGTTGAGGATCTTAAGAATGAGATCCGGGATATCAGGAAGAATCAGCAGGAGAAGCTGGAAAAGATAGCCAAGCTGACCAAAGACGATGCCGCTCAAAAATTGATGGAGATGACCGAGCGAGATATTCGAAACGATCTCATCGGCTTAGTTGCCAAACTCCAGAATGAGGCCAAAGATGAGGCCGAGGAGCAGGCTGCTGTGATTATCACAAGCGCCATGGAACGAATGGCCAGTGAAGTCACAGCTGAACGAACCGTCACAGCAGTCAAGTTGACTGACGAAGAGATGAAGGGTCGGATCATCGGCAAAGAAGGCCGCAACATTCAGACCCTCCAGCGTGAGACGGGTGTCGATATTCTCGTCGACGAAACACCTGGAATGGTCATCCTAAGTTCATTTGACCCAATCAGACGAGAGGTTGCCCGACAGGCTCTGGAGATGCTGATGAAAGATGGGCGTATTCACCCAGGTCGCATTGAAGAAGTCGTCGAAAAGGCTCGTAACCAAGTCCAGAAAGATGTTCAGCACGCCGCTGAAGATGCAGCCCGTGAGGTTGGCCTCGTTGGTATTCCGAAGGAGATCATGCAGTACTTGGGCGAACTCAAGTTCCGCACCAGCTATGGTCAAAATGTTCTCAAGCATTCAACCGAAATGGCTCACTTGGCAGGTCTTATTGCAGAGGATATCGGGGCCAATGTTAAAACGACCAAGTATGCCGCCTTGATCCATGATCTCGGCAAGGCCCTCACCCACAAGATGGAGGGTAAGCACCACCATATTACTGGCGAAATTGCTCGTAAGTACGGCGTGCCTGAAGAAGTGGCTCATGCTGCTGAGGCTCACCATGATGATGTCGAAGCGACGACGACCGAGGCACTTGTTGTCCGAGTAGTTGACGCTATCAGCGCATCACGACCAGGTGCACGTAACATCAGCGCCGAGAATTTTGTTGAAAGAATGCGCGAGCTTGAAAACGTAGCCACCGGCTTCAAGGGAGTTGAGAAAGCCTATGCTATCAGTGCAGGTCGCGAAGTCCGCATCTTCGTCCAACCGAAGGCGATCGATGACCTAGCAAGCATCAAGCTGGCACGAGACGTAGCAGTCAAAATCGAGTCGACGATGCAATATCCGGGAACTATTAAAGTAAATGTCATCCGAGAGACTAGAGCGATCGAGTTCGCTAAATAA
- the tsaE gene encoding tRNA (adenosine(37)-N6)-threonylcarbamoyltransferase complex ATPase subunit type 1 TsaE translates to MNFSLSSKSLDETIDMGKLVGTALQGGELIELVSDVGGGKTTFVKGLAKGLGVKETIQSPTFTISRVYRCRNGLELHHFDFYRLEDPGVLLAELQESLDDPKAIVVIEWAGIVERILPGEHIRVDFVTTSEDGRRLEFFIPKSSTKLTKALEAQQKSAA, encoded by the coding sequence GTGAATTTTTCTCTATCGTCAAAGAGCCTCGACGAGACCATCGATATGGGCAAATTAGTAGGTACGGCACTGCAGGGTGGAGAACTGATCGAACTGGTCAGCGATGTTGGTGGTGGCAAGACAACATTTGTTAAAGGTTTAGCCAAAGGCCTCGGTGTCAAAGAGACCATCCAAAGCCCGACATTTACTATTAGCCGGGTTTATCGTTGTCGTAATGGCCTCGAGCTTCACCACTTCGACTTCTATCGCCTCGAAGATCCAGGTGTGTTGCTGGCAGAGCTACAAGAATCACTGGATGATCCTAAGGCCATTGTTGTGATCGAATGGGCCGGTATTGTAGAGCGGATCCTGCCTGGTGAACATATTCGAGTTGACTTTGTAACAACATCAGAGGACGGCCGTCGGCTAGAATTCTTCATTCCCAAGAGCTCTACGAAGCTGACTAAAGCCCTAGAAGCCCAACAGAAGAGCGCAGCATGA
- the tsaB gene encoding tRNA (adenosine(37)-N6)-threonylcarbamoyltransferase complex dimerization subunit type 1 TsaB, with the protein MILAIKTDKPEATLSLLGEKGEVLATEEWLAHRQLSDTILTKIDELLASGDVNLQDLRGVVVFKGPGSFTGLRLGVTVANTLAYSLRVPVVGVEGADWQANGCKSLAAGKDDRIVLPVYGGGANITLPRK; encoded by the coding sequence ATGATTCTTGCTATTAAAACTGACAAACCGGAAGCTACCCTCAGTCTTCTTGGTGAGAAAGGCGAGGTGTTAGCGACTGAAGAATGGCTGGCTCATCGCCAACTTTCCGATACGATCCTAACCAAGATAGACGAGTTGCTGGCTTCTGGCGATGTGAATCTACAGGATCTACGTGGTGTAGTGGTCTTCAAGGGTCCAGGTTCGTTCACTGGTCTTCGCCTCGGTGTGACCGTTGCTAATACGCTGGCCTACAGTTTACGGGTTCCTGTTGTTGGTGTAGAAGGTGCTGACTGGCAGGCTAACGGCTGTAAGTCACTGGCTGCAGGTAAGGACGACCGAATCGTCCTACCAGTCTATGGCGGCGGAGCCAATATAACATTACCCAGAAAGTAA